A window from Temnothorax longispinosus isolate EJ_2023e chromosome 1, Tlon_JGU_v1, whole genome shotgun sequence encodes these proteins:
- the LOC139822120 gene encoding uncharacterized protein has product MLAYVGVVVPQELLSIMVLSCLPEEFENFRVAIESRDDIPEVSVIKAKLIKEDARRQSNVNTGENSAALYSRTPSTNKKEIHAKNTNNGKFLGKCFKCGKVGHRASVCKTKLPQNKANRADTSEKSNSENENVLIATTAMACEVEKEE; this is encoded by the coding sequence ATGCTTGCCTACGTTGGAGTTGTTGTCCCGCAGGAGCTTCTATCGATTATGGTGTTGAGCTGTCTCCCAGAAGAGTTCGAGAATTTTCGCGTCGCAATCGAGTCCCGTGATGATATTCCTGAGGTAAGTGTCATCAAAGCCAAGCTGATCAAGGAAGATGCTCGAAGACAAAGTAACGTCAATACTGGCGAAAATAGTGCAGCATTGTATTCTCGTACTCCGAGTACAAACAAGAAGGAAATCCACGCGAAAAACACAAATAATGGCAAGTTCCTTGGAAAATGCTTCAAGTGTGGAAAGGTTGGCCACCGTGCATCGGTCTGCAAAACAAAATTACCACAAAATAAAGCAAATCGTGCAGACACTTCTGAGAAGAGCAACAGCGAAAATGAAAACGTGTTGATAGCTACAACTGCAATGGCATGCGAAGTGGAAAAGGAAGAATAG